In Chloroflexota bacterium, the following proteins share a genomic window:
- a CDS encoding hydroxyacid dehydrogenase — protein MSKPVVLLYEPIHPKALAYLSERAEVRMADSLDEDDLIRAVADVDGIIVRARGRVSRRLMEAAPRLKVIGRHGVGLDHIDCRAAAELGIVVVNTPDANTESVAEHCLGMMIILAKRILQADQALRAGDWEARYRLTGHELHGKTLGIVGFGRIGQRVATLCHAALAMPVLYYDVVEHSEAAARLNAQRVPLDELLEAADFVSVHVPLLPETHGLIDESALRRMKPTAFLTNASRGPVVDQAALIRALQEGWIAGAGLDVFDPEPLPPDSPLLQLDNVVVTPHMAAHTDEALLRMAMGAVTDVLAVIQGRTPQHPVPLG, from the coding sequence GTGAGCAAGCCGGTTGTACTGTTGTATGAGCCGATCCATCCGAAGGCGCTGGCTTACCTGAGCGAGCGAGCCGAGGTGAGGATGGCGGATAGCCTGGACGAGGACGATCTGATCCGGGCCGTGGCGGATGTGGATGGGATCATCGTCCGTGCCCGAGGCCGGGTGAGTCGTCGCCTCATGGAGGCCGCGCCCCGCCTCAAGGTGATCGGCCGGCACGGCGTGGGCCTCGATCATATCGACTGCCGGGCGGCCGCCGAGCTCGGCATCGTGGTGGTGAACACCCCCGACGCGAACACCGAGTCGGTGGCCGAGCACTGCCTGGGGATGATGATCATCCTGGCCAAGCGCATCCTGCAGGCCGATCAGGCGCTGCGGGCGGGGGACTGGGAGGCGCGCTACCGGCTGACCGGCCACGAGCTGCACGGCAAGACGTTGGGGATCGTCGGCTTTGGACGCATCGGGCAGCGCGTGGCGACCCTATGCCACGCCGCGCTGGCCATGCCGGTGCTGTACTACGACGTCGTGGAGCACTCGGAGGCGGCCGCCCGGCTAAATGCACAGCGAGTGCCCCTGGACGAGCTCCTGGAGGCGGCGGACTTCGTGTCGGTGCACGTGCCGTTGCTCCCCGAGACACACGGCCTGATCGATGAGAGCGCCCTCCGGAGGATGAAGCCCACAGCGTTCCTGACCAACGCCTCCCGCGGCCCCGTAGTCGACCAGGCGGCGCTGATCCGGGCTCTGCAAGAGGGCTGGATCGCCGGCGCCGGCCTGGACGTGTTCGATCCAGAGCCGTTACCACCCGACAGCCCGCTTCTCCAGCTCGACAACGTCGTCGTGACCCCGCACATGGCGGCTCACACGGACGAGGCGCTCCTCCGCATGGCGATGGGCGCCGTCACCGACGTGTTGGCGGTCATCCAGGGCCGGACGCCTCAACATCCGGTGCCATTGGGCTGA
- a CDS encoding carbohydrate ABC transporter permease, with the protein MKVRDLLLKVIDHPATPYVVLGVISLFMVSPFIWMVLSAFKTLPETFMSPPTYFPKDFTLETMRFTWFEAPIPTYLKNSLIACLTATVIIVVASVFTAYALSQYPYQGSNLILGLFLFTRTIPPLAMLLPYYLIMRKLGLLNTRLAVILYLIYLSYPLVVWLLKGFFDAFPRDLIDAAIVDGCTRTGTIFRVVLPITAGSVGAISVVAFLWAWNEFFAPYLFIHYDELKPITVGLYYFVGDEVTYWNRMCAAGIYAVVPSLTFFLLAQKYIIKGLTEGALKY; encoded by the coding sequence ATGAAAGTCAGAGACCTCCTGCTGAAGGTGATCGATCACCCAGCGACCCCTTATGTCGTGCTCGGTGTGATCTCCCTCTTTATGGTATCCCCGTTCATATGGATGGTCCTGTCCGCGTTCAAGACGCTTCCCGAGACCTTCATGAGCCCACCCACCTACTTTCCGAAGGATTTCACCCTCGAGACCATGAGATTCACGTGGTTTGAAGCCCCTATCCCGACGTACCTGAAGAACTCCCTGATCGCCTGTTTGACGGCGACGGTGATCATCGTGGTCGCGAGCGTCTTCACGGCTTATGCGCTCAGCCAGTATCCCTACCAGGGCAGCAACCTGATCTTGGGGCTCTTCCTGTTCACGCGCACGATCCCCCCTCTGGCGATGCTGCTCCCATACTATCTGATCATGCGAAAGCTAGGGCTGCTGAACACCCGGCTCGCCGTGATCCTGTACCTGATCTACTTGAGCTACCCCCTGGTGGTGTGGCTCCTGAAGGGGTTCTTCGATGCCTTTCCCCGTGATCTGATCGACGCCGCCATCGTGGATGGCTGCACGAGGACGGGCACGATCTTCCGAGTGGTGCTGCCGATCACCGCGGGCAGCGTGGGCGCCATCTCCGTGGTCGCATTCCTGTGGGCATGGAACGAGTTCTTCGCGCCCTACCTGTTCATCCATTACGACGAGCTGAAGCCGATCACCGTCGGCCTGTATTACTTCGTGGGAGACGAGGTGACGTACTGGAATCGCATGTGCGCCGCAGGCATCTATGCCGTCGTCCCCAGCCTGACGTTCTTCCTGCTGGCGCAGAAGTACATTATCAAGGGACTGACGGAAGGGGCTTTGAAGTACTAA
- a CDS encoding sugar ABC transporter permease: protein MRRTRQISNASYGMLLSIPGLVLLLAWVLLPLIYVIGLSFYRYDNMSPVVFAGFDNYKRVLSNPDFPRILQRTFVFSFGSTGLTLVTSVLLAACLGRIGKGSALFRSLVVMPWAVPLILSGFLWAWMFHPSFGPISDLLMRSGIRKTALNIYEDPISSMLGVIIADAWRRIPFLTIITLAAFQAILEELYDAARVDGADSIDSFIHITLPLSSRPIMIGTLITLMFTFRSIDVIYSMTPGGGYTKSTYVIGTYLFDSLYEFLNFGVAAAISVILVLLTFIIGSVFIYYTLQKR from the coding sequence ATGAGAAGGACGAGGCAAATCTCCAACGCAAGCTACGGGATGCTCCTCTCCATCCCAGGGCTGGTCCTCCTGCTCGCCTGGGTGCTACTCCCGCTCATCTACGTCATCGGGTTGAGCTTCTACCGATACGACAACATGTCGCCCGTGGTGTTCGCCGGATTCGACAACTACAAGAGAGTCCTGAGCAATCCGGATTTCCCGAGGATCCTACAACGCACCTTTGTGTTCTCCTTTGGCTCCACAGGGCTCACCCTGGTCACCAGCGTGCTTTTAGCAGCGTGCCTGGGTAGGATTGGGAAGGGCTCCGCCCTGTTCCGGTCATTAGTGGTCATGCCATGGGCGGTCCCCCTCATCCTGTCCGGGTTTCTGTGGGCCTGGATGTTCCATCCGTCGTTCGGTCCCATCAGCGATCTGCTGATGCGGTCGGGGATCAGGAAGACGGCGCTGAACATCTACGAGGACCCCATCTCCTCGATGTTGGGGGTCATCATCGCCGACGCGTGGAGGCGTATCCCCTTCTTGACGATCATCACCCTGGCCGCGTTTCAAGCCATCCTCGAGGAGCTATACGACGCGGCCCGGGTCGATGGGGCGGACTCCATCGACAGCTTCATACACATCACCCTTCCGCTCAGCAGCAGGCCGATCATGATCGGGACGCTCATCACGCTGATGTTCACGTTCCGGAGCATCGACGTCATCTACTCCATGACGCCAGGAGGCGGCTACACCAAGAGCACCTACGTGATCGGGACGTATCTGTTCGACAGCCTATACGAGTTCCTCAATTTCGGGGTGGCGGCCGCCATCAGCGTCATCCTGGTGCTCCTGACATTCATCATAGGCTCCGTATTCATCTACTACACGCTTCAGAAACGATAG
- a CDS encoding extracellular solute-binding protein: MSRRDRLTRRDFLRLSGTAAIASLVAACAPTPQAVGREAAAPEAVEEAPEAKKAWELIDWNKPVPMTDRLLADEYILPEGWDKATEGVKELVFFNSGALKDDIATAIGMRLFEQKTGIKMKALEVGGAYTFPKFLSVVTSKDPSVHFGFIRAEVEYAHVASAGWAHQIDEMWPSDVQALYSPGLVDALRWDDHFYGSVNIVQYYVFFYRPSWLEAAGVEKVPETWEEVYEAAKKTRAWAKENLGEDYYGIVFGASKSGHIHIAYLSALTYSQGQTLLKDGKWNLDTPEFRNAWNYLVGLMKDDVADVACLGYGWKDYHTVFGMGKAAMALAYSVYAVKFDEDFPELKGDWAAVPPPKWDASQPDSNRIGYINFDVYMINNFADEQHKAAAMLFLDFYRSKEAGMYELLVEGNDSFLPAVYEDPDIVEKVNWDFAKEVAKEIGAAEPVKRGITIPEVRAASARTARIEALPPGAAYVSDILSEYLGKAVLEGMDSNAAFDEALAKIREYTL; this comes from the coding sequence ATGAGCCGACGAGATAGGCTAACCCGGCGAGACTTCTTGCGCTTGAGCGGCACGGCGGCCATTGCCTCGCTGGTCGCAGCCTGTGCTCCCACTCCTCAGGCGGTTGGAAGGGAGGCGGCCGCCCCGGAGGCGGTGGAGGAGGCCCCCGAGGCCAAGAAGGCATGGGAGCTGATCGACTGGAACAAGCCCGTCCCCATGACCGATCGGTTGCTGGCCGATGAGTACATCCTGCCCGAGGGGTGGGATAAGGCCACCGAGGGGGTCAAGGAGCTGGTCTTCTTCAACAGCGGCGCCCTGAAGGACGACATCGCCACGGCCATCGGCATGAGGCTGTTCGAGCAGAAGACCGGCATCAAGATGAAGGCCCTCGAGGTCGGCGGCGCCTACACGTTCCCGAAATTCCTCTCCGTGGTGACCTCCAAGGACCCGAGCGTCCACTTCGGGTTCATCCGGGCGGAGGTCGAATACGCCCACGTCGCCTCCGCTGGTTGGGCCCATCAGATCGATGAGATGTGGCCGTCTGACGTGCAGGCCCTGTATTCCCCCGGCCTAGTCGATGCCCTGAGGTGGGACGACCACTTCTACGGCTCCGTCAACATCGTCCAGTATTACGTCTTCTTCTACAGGCCCTCCTGGCTGGAAGCCGCGGGCGTCGAAAAGGTCCCGGAGACCTGGGAGGAGGTCTACGAGGCGGCGAAGAAGACCCGGGCATGGGCGAAGGAGAACCTGGGCGAGGACTACTACGGCATCGTGTTCGGCGCGAGCAAATCGGGCCACATCCACATCGCCTATTTGAGCGCTCTGACGTACTCCCAGGGGCAGACGCTGCTGAAGGACGGAAAGTGGAACCTGGATACGCCAGAGTTCAGGAACGCCTGGAACTACCTGGTGGGCCTGATGAAGGATGACGTAGCGGATGTGGCCTGCCTCGGATACGGTTGGAAGGACTATCACACGGTCTTCGGCATGGGCAAAGCGGCCATGGCCCTCGCCTACTCCGTCTACGCCGTGAAGTTCGACGAGGACTTCCCCGAGCTAAAGGGGGACTGGGCCGCCGTCCCGCCGCCCAAGTGGGATGCCTCCCAGCCCGACTCCAATCGCATCGGGTACATCAACTTCGACGTGTACATGATCAACAACTTCGCCGACGAGCAGCACAAGGCGGCCGCCATGCTCTTCCTCGACTTCTACAGGAGCAAAGAAGCCGGCATGTATGAGCTCCTGGTGGAGGGGAACGACTCCTTCCTGCCCGCCGTGTACGAGGACCCCGATATCGTGGAGAAGGTGAATTGGGATTTCGCCAAGGAGGTGGCCAAGGAGATCGGGGCCGCTGAGCCCGTGAAGCGGGGGATCACCATCCCCGAGGTACGAGCCGCCTCCGCCCGAACGGCCCGCATCGAGGCCCTTCCGCCCGGAGCGGCCTACGTATCGGACATCCTCTCCGAGTACCTGGGCAAGGCCGTGCTGGAGGGGATGGACTCCAACGCCGCGTTCGATGAGGCGCTGGCCAAGATCCGGGAGTACACGCTCTGA
- a CDS encoding Gfo/Idh/MocA family oxidoreductase, which translates to MLQVGIIGYGRRIEHMAKAMAVFGIPYRVAAIADPRADEIRARRDPFLAETRFYESADEMLAHADELDGVMIGTRCHLHTEMACKVAPTGLPIFLEKPVAITFAQLKRLEETFRDYTAPVVVSFPLRLTPVLQAVREIVASDRIGTVEQVVAFNDVPYGTVYFRRWHRNYELNGGLFLQKATHDFDYITYLLGQRPRWISAMKARRVFGGNKPFDLKCRDCDERETCPESPFSRFRFGYEGDQVQYDRRGEHCVFSEGIELQDMGSCLLEYENGVQVSYTQNFFARYRAARRGARLYGYKGTIEFDWYQNQIRVYRHTSPVVETIDFTGDMPHFGGDRELCYDFLVAMRDHRPSRSPLSAGILSALTCLWARESADRRQVCEVKMPESMPS; encoded by the coding sequence ATGCTGCAAGTTGGGATCATCGGGTACGGACGTAGGATTGAGCATATGGCCAAGGCGATGGCGGTGTTTGGGATCCCTTACCGGGTGGCCGCCATCGCCGATCCTCGGGCGGACGAGATTCGGGCGCGCCGGGATCCCTTCCTGGCCGAGACGCGATTCTATGAGTCGGCCGACGAGATGCTGGCTCACGCCGACGAGCTGGACGGGGTGATGATCGGCACGCGATGCCATCTGCACACGGAGATGGCCTGTAAGGTTGCCCCCACCGGACTCCCTATCTTCCTGGAGAAGCCTGTCGCCATCACCTTTGCGCAGCTCAAGCGGTTGGAGGAGACATTTCGGGATTACACGGCGCCGGTCGTGGTCTCCTTCCCCCTGCGGCTGACGCCGGTCCTGCAGGCCGTGCGGGAGATCGTGGCATCGGATCGCATCGGAACCGTCGAGCAGGTGGTGGCGTTCAACGACGTCCCCTACGGTACCGTCTATTTCCGCCGCTGGCATCGGAATTACGAGTTGAACGGGGGACTGTTCCTGCAGAAGGCCACGCACGATTTCGACTACATCACCTATCTGCTGGGACAGCGTCCCAGGTGGATCAGCGCGATGAAGGCGCGTCGGGTCTTTGGGGGGAATAAGCCCTTCGATCTCAAGTGCCGGGATTGTGATGAGCGGGAGACGTGTCCGGAGAGCCCTTTCTCCCGTTTCCGCTTTGGCTACGAGGGCGACCAGGTACAGTATGATCGAAGGGGGGAGCATTGCGTCTTCTCTGAGGGCATTGAATTGCAGGACATGGGGAGTTGCCTGCTCGAGTATGAGAACGGTGTGCAGGTCAGCTATACGCAGAACTTCTTCGCCCGCTATAGGGCGGCGCGGCGGGGCGCCCGGCTGTATGGGTATAAGGGGACCATCGAGTTCGATTGGTATCAGAATCAGATCCGGGTGTATCGGCACACGTCGCCCGTGGTGGAGACCATCGATTTCACGGGGGATATGCCGCACTTCGGCGGGGATCGCGAGCTGTGCTATGATTTCCTCGTGGCGATGCGGGACCATCGTCCCTCGCGCAGCCCGCTTTCCGCGGGGATCCTCAGCGCGCTGACCTGCCTGTGGGCGAGGGAGTCGGCTGATAGGCGCCAGGTATGCGAGGTGAAGATGCCGGAGAGCATGCCATCCTAG
- a CDS encoding DUF3524 domain-containing protein yields the protein MRIWIIEPYCTGSHRAWAEGYARHTRHQANVLAMAGRFWKWRMQGGAMELARQAADLWRRGDRPDVILASDMVNLPAFLALVRPWMADIPIVLYFHENQLTYPLPPGEKRDLTYGVINWLSALTADRICFNSRFHLEQFFDELPRLLKHFPDYNHLTLIDEVRARAEVLPVGCDLRGLDDLRPGDGLAPGPPIILWNQRWEYDKNPGEFFAALERLAAEDVPFRVAVAGENFRRKPEEFEAARGWLGERVVHWGFAERRADYARLLWHSDVVVSTARHEFFGVAVIEAIYCGCLPLLPHRLSYPELVPEAWHGLCLYDDLDDLVGRLRRVLRAREAAPPDLCRAVGRFDWRRMAPIYDALLEDVARVKPVPLWTPGLR from the coding sequence ATGCGCATCTGGATCATTGAGCCTTATTGTACGGGATCCCATCGAGCCTGGGCGGAGGGGTATGCCCGGCATACTCGGCATCAGGCGAACGTGCTCGCCATGGCCGGGCGCTTTTGGAAGTGGCGCATGCAGGGCGGGGCTATGGAGCTGGCCCGGCAGGCGGCCGATCTCTGGCGACGGGGGGATCGTCCGGACGTGATCCTGGCCTCCGACATGGTGAACCTGCCCGCCTTCCTGGCCCTCGTCCGCCCGTGGATGGCGGACATTCCGATCGTGCTCTACTTTCATGAGAATCAGTTGACCTATCCTCTGCCGCCGGGTGAGAAACGGGATCTGACCTATGGCGTGATCAATTGGTTGAGCGCCCTCACGGCCGACCGGATATGCTTCAATTCACGCTTTCATCTGGAGCAGTTCTTCGACGAGTTGCCGCGGCTGTTGAAGCATTTCCCGGATTACAATCATCTCACCCTGATCGATGAGGTGCGGGCGCGAGCGGAGGTGCTGCCCGTCGGATGTGATCTGCGGGGGCTGGATGATCTTCGGCCGGGGGATGGGTTGGCGCCGGGCCCGCCCATTATCCTGTGGAACCAGCGTTGGGAGTATGACAAAAACCCGGGCGAGTTCTTCGCCGCGCTGGAGCGCCTGGCTGCCGAGGATGTGCCCTTCCGCGTGGCCGTGGCGGGCGAGAACTTCCGTCGGAAGCCGGAGGAGTTCGAGGCGGCGCGGGGGTGGCTGGGGGAGCGCGTGGTGCATTGGGGCTTTGCCGAGCGGCGGGCGGATTATGCGCGCCTGTTGTGGCACTCGGATGTGGTGGTGAGCACGGCCCGGCATGAGTTTTTCGGCGTGGCGGTCATCGAGGCGATCTATTGCGGCTGTCTGCCGCTGTTGCCCCATCGTCTCAGCTATCCGGAACTGGTCCCAGAGGCGTGGCATGGGCTTTGTCTCTATGACGATCTGGATGATCTGGTCGGGCGTCTGCGGCGTGTCCTGCGGGCGCGTGAGGCGGCGCCGCCGGACTTATGTCGGGCGGTGGGGCGCTTTGACTGGCGGCGTATGGCGCCTATCTATGATGCCCTTTTGGAGGATGTGGCCCGGGTCAAGCCTGTGCCGCTCTGGACGCCGGGCCTGCGGTGA
- a CDS encoding cold shock domain-containing protein, which yields MQDQPYPTYRDQLLTCKECGIQWVWTVTEQRRLAEAGKPLDPPEYCPACQRLTPSPGHQRGIVKWYSTQKGYGFITLPSGDEIFFHRTGLDPESPPPNEGDLVEFRIEKTHRGPQATSVTVLERAKDLPPKLLHLKHAQHEPGDTP from the coding sequence ATGCAAGATCAGCCCTATCCCACCTACCGAGACCAGCTACTGACTTGCAAGGAGTGCGGCATTCAATGGGTGTGGACGGTCACCGAGCAACGCCGGCTAGCCGAAGCCGGGAAACCCCTGGACCCACCCGAATACTGCCCCGCCTGCCAGCGCCTGACCCCCTCCCCCGGTCACCAGCGCGGCATCGTCAAATGGTACAGCACTCAGAAGGGCTACGGCTTCATCACCCTGCCCTCGGGCGACGAGATCTTCTTCCACCGCACGGGACTGGACCCGGAATCCCCCCCACCTAACGAGGGAGATCTGGTCGAATTCCGAATCGAGAAGACCCATCGCGGCCCACAGGCCACCTCCGTCACCGTGCTGGAGCGAGCCAAGGATCTCCCCCCCAAGCTGCTTCACCTGAAACACGCGCAACACGAGCCGGGCGACACACCCTGA
- a CDS encoding PEP-CTERM sorting domain-containing protein — MRWISMVIGFLMVAFPAVVYAQPSPPWCTPEEGRYIPNQYSALGPSATVVRGITSGQCVGSVIYVFAGKTPDGELLGYSTVESDGTFTIPLSRPIRYDEIILIYADCPGKCVRELFRWPAPPIIPEPATLLLVGSGLVALGVRALRRR; from the coding sequence ATGCGCTGGATCAGCATGGTTATCGGATTCCTGATGGTCGCCTTCCCTGCGGTGGTCTATGCTCAGCCCAGCCCACCTTGGTGTACTCCCGAGGAAGGGAGGTATATCCCCAACCAGTACTCGGCTCTGGGGCCTTCTGCCACCGTCGTGCGGGGGATCACCAGCGGCCAGTGTGTGGGCTCAGTCATATATGTCTTTGCTGGGAAGACGCCAGACGGTGAGCTGCTCGGCTATAGCACCGTGGAATCGGACGGGACGTTTACCATACCCCTCTCACGCCCCATTCGCTATGACGAGATAATTCTGATCTACGCGGATTGTCCTGGCAAGTGTGTTCGGGAGCTGTTCCGGTGGCCAGCCCCTCCCATCATTCCCGAACCTGCCACCCTCCTGCTGGTGGGCAGTGGACTGGTAGCGCTGGGGGTGCGGGCGCTTCGCAGGCGGTAG
- a CDS encoding methylglyoxal synthase, whose amino-acid sequence MAHKKIAMEHDKKIALVAHDNKKRDLIQWAKYNRDLLAHHEVYATGTTGEILEHELGFKITKLQSGPLGGDQQIGAKIVDGEINFLIFFWDPLEPMPHDPDVKALLRMAVVWNIPIACNRASADFMISSPLMDGEYDRLVADYEEYRARNITVDG is encoded by the coding sequence ATGGCTCACAAGAAGATCGCCATGGAACACGACAAGAAAATCGCCCTCGTGGCACACGACAACAAGAAACGGGATCTGATCCAGTGGGCAAAATACAATCGGGACCTCCTGGCACACCACGAGGTATACGCCACGGGCACCACCGGCGAGATCTTAGAGCATGAGCTCGGCTTCAAGATCACGAAGTTACAAAGCGGACCCCTGGGCGGAGATCAACAGATCGGCGCCAAGATCGTCGACGGCGAGATCAACTTTCTGATCTTCTTCTGGGACCCACTTGAGCCCATGCCCCACGATCCCGACGTCAAGGCGCTCCTGCGGATGGCGGTGGTGTGGAACATCCCGATCGCCTGCAATCGAGCCTCCGCCGACTTCATGATCTCATCCCCCCTCATGGATGGGGAATACGATCGTCTGGTGGCCGACTACGAGGAGTACCGGGCACGAAACATCACCGTGGATGGATAG
- a CDS encoding HAMP domain-containing histidine kinase translates to MQNHAVKHPNSPSRRTRSLFVLGVLAIYALALVPLYRVLGSQAITFSILPVAAAGWLLGMGPAILMSLLAFLVNVSLLALIIHDPEEVIGVFHRGGLLGSVMVMLVGTIIGQFHDLHERLKREYNERKRTEERLRETNEQLQTALKAREEMLQNVSHELRTPLTLIKGYAELWKEGTLGPLTPAQEKAAAILNSQCDRLRYMIDRLILVQTLSTTSLRETQVDLNRLLQEAVQAWQAHAEKEGIQLSLELPSHLPPITGDRNLLSHVIYNLLDNAIKFSPDGGAVSVCARLEGGELLITVSDQGIGIPPDKLERVFERFYQVDGGSTRRFGGMGIGLALCREIVQLHGGRIWAESEGDGRGSTFHIRLPLRTPPSGTASQCAASTQQPPSEQPGPVRG, encoded by the coding sequence ATGCAGAATCACGCTGTAAAGCACCCCAATTCGCCCTCCCGCCGAACACGATCGTTGTTCGTTCTGGGCGTCTTGGCCATATATGCGCTGGCCCTCGTGCCCCTCTACCGGGTTCTGGGGTCCCAGGCGATCACCTTCTCCATACTCCCTGTGGCCGCGGCGGGCTGGCTCCTCGGCATGGGGCCTGCGATACTGATGAGCCTGTTGGCTTTCCTGGTGAACGTGTCGTTGCTGGCCTTGATCATCCACGACCCGGAAGAAGTGATCGGGGTGTTCCACCGAGGCGGCCTCCTCGGCTCCGTCATGGTGATGTTGGTCGGCACGATCATCGGGCAATTTCACGACCTACACGAGCGGCTCAAGCGGGAATACAACGAGCGCAAGCGAACAGAGGAACGGCTACGAGAGACCAATGAACAGCTACAGACGGCCCTGAAAGCCAGGGAGGAGATGCTCCAGAACGTCTCGCACGAGCTGCGCACCCCACTGACCCTGATCAAGGGATACGCGGAGCTGTGGAAGGAAGGGACCCTGGGTCCGTTAACCCCAGCACAGGAGAAGGCCGCCGCTATCCTGAACAGCCAATGCGATCGGCTCCGTTATATGATCGACCGGCTGATCCTCGTGCAAACCCTGAGCACGACATCCCTCCGGGAAACGCAAGTGGATCTCAACCGGCTCCTCCAGGAGGCGGTACAGGCCTGGCAGGCACATGCGGAGAAGGAGGGAATCCAACTCTCCCTTGAGCTTCCCTCCCATCTGCCTCCCATCACAGGAGATCGCAATCTCCTCTCCCATGTGATCTACAACCTCCTGGATAACGCCATCAAGTTCAGCCCAGACGGAGGAGCCGTGAGCGTCTGCGCCCGATTGGAAGGCGGAGAGCTCCTGATCACCGTCTCAGACCAGGGGATCGGTATCCCGCCGGATAAGCTGGAACGGGTCTTCGAGCGTTTCTATCAGGTGGACGGCGGCAGCACGCGACGATTCGGCGGGATGGGCATCGGGCTGGCATTATGCCGGGAGATCGTCCAGCTGCATGGGGGCCGCATCTGGGCCGAGAGCGAAGGGGATGGACGGGGAAGCACGTTCCACATCAGGCTACCACTAAGGACACCGCCCTCGGGCACGGCATCGCAATGTGCCGCGTCGACGCAACAACCGCCTTCCGAACAACCGGGGCCCGTAAGGGGATAG
- a CDS encoding sugar ABC transporter ATP-binding protein, with protein sequence MAGQAGTEPILQLRNISKSFAGVQALIDVSFELRHGEIHALLGENGAGKSTLIKVIAGVHQPDAGEIIFQGERVSFPNPLTALQHGIATIYQEPTLFPDLDIAENIFMGHQPVLPVTRRIDWHRMYSESERLLNALGIDLNPRTKLRGLSVADQQMVEIAKALSFNARVLIMDEPTSALTPQEVAELFRITRQLRDAGTAIIFISHRLEEAFELADRITVLRDGRYVGTRLTSETTPDEIIRMMVGRTLEDLFPKQEVPRGDPALRVEGLTKAGAFYDVSFELHSGEILGLAGLVGAGRSEVARAIFGVEPADRGRIWLDGREVQIRSPQEALSMGIAYVPEDRQQQGLILPMTITQNITLPILQSFARAGWVDRDREESLAGEYARRLDVRAAGLWQRVRELSGGNQQKVVLAKWLATRPHILILDEPTRGIDVGTKAAVHELMSSLAAEGMAILMISSELPEILGMSDRILVMYEGRVTGEFSRAEATQEKIMMAATGHVQGVRG encoded by the coding sequence ATGGCTGGCCAAGCGGGTACGGAACCGATCCTCCAGTTGCGCAACATCAGTAAATCGTTTGCCGGCGTGCAGGCGTTGATTGATGTGTCGTTCGAGCTTCGCCACGGCGAGATCCACGCGCTGCTGGGGGAGAACGGGGCGGGCAAGTCCACGTTGATCAAGGTCATCGCTGGCGTACATCAGCCGGATGCCGGCGAGATCATCTTTCAAGGCGAGCGCGTCTCGTTCCCCAACCCCCTGACGGCCTTGCAGCATGGCATCGCCACCATCTATCAGGAGCCCACGCTGTTCCCGGATCTGGACATCGCCGAGAACATCTTCATGGGCCATCAGCCCGTATTGCCGGTCACCCGGCGTATCGACTGGCATAGGATGTACTCTGAGTCCGAGCGGCTTCTGAACGCCCTGGGGATCGACCTGAACCCCCGGACGAAGCTGCGGGGGTTGAGCGTGGCGGACCAGCAGATGGTGGAGATCGCCAAGGCCCTCTCCTTTAACGCCCGGGTGTTGATCATGGACGAGCCGACCTCGGCGTTGACCCCTCAGGAGGTCGCCGAGCTCTTTCGTATCACCCGGCAATTGCGTGATGCGGGCACGGCCATCATCTTCATCTCCCACCGTTTGGAGGAAGCCTTCGAGCTGGCGGATCGGATCACCGTCCTGCGGGATGGCCGCTATGTGGGCACACGGCTGACTTCTGAGACCACGCCTGATGAGATCATCCGGATGATGGTGGGACGTACGCTGGAGGACCTCTTCCCGAAGCAGGAGGTGCCGCGCGGTGACCCGGCCCTGCGCGTGGAGGGGTTGACCAAGGCGGGCGCCTTTTACGACGTCTCCTTTGAGCTGCATTCCGGGGAGATCCTGGGGCTGGCCGGGCTGGTGGGGGCTGGCCGGAGCGAGGTGGCGCGGGCCATCTTCGGCGTGGAGCCGGCGGATCGGGGTCGGATCTGGCTGGACGGCCGTGAGGTGCAGATCCGCAGCCCTCAAGAGGCTTTGAGCATGGGGATCGCCTACGTGCCGGAGGACCGCCAGCAGCAGGGGTTGATCCTCCCCATGACGATCACGCAGAACATCACGTTGCCCATCCTGCAGTCGTTCGCCCGGGCGGGATGGGTGGATCGGGATCGGGAGGAGAGCCTGGCCGGGGAGTACGCGCGGCGACTGGACGTGCGGGCGGCCGGGTTATGGCAGCGGGTACGTGAGCTCTCCGGCGGGAATCAGCAGAAGGTGGTGCTGGCCAAGTGGCTGGCCACCCGCCCGCATATCCTGATCCTGGATGAGCCGACGCGGGGGATCGATGTGGGGACGAAGGCCGCCGTGCACGAGTTGATGAGCTCGCTGGCCGCGGAGGGGATGGCCATCCTGATGATCTCCTCGGAGCTGCCCGAGATCCTGGGGATGAGCGATCGAATCCTGGTGATGTATGAGGGGCGGGTGACCGGGGAGTTCAGCCGGGCCGAGGCCACTCAGGAGAAGATCATGATGGCGGCGACCGGCCATGTGCAAGGGGTGAGGGGATGA